The following are encoded together in the Penicillium digitatum chromosome 3, complete sequence genome:
- a CDS encoding LPS-induced tumor necrosis factor alpha factor has protein sequence MAEHTKHPEPTPRPASIFSEAPEVVSAEHQHKGPVSPCSKTYLPAGQSLISTLYSSHTPPTIHGPPEKQYPDQPDSLGQTQAHDALTPISALPEKAYQDQALSPYSQTQAHLQGCPQQFYAPSGHPSGYATVVPLHCVQSAPCPVDCPVCGKREMTSVEFVNGGTTQ, from the exons ATGGCAGAACACACCAAACACCCAGAGCCAACACCCA GACCAGCCTCAATCTTCAGCGAAGCACCAGAGGTCGTCTCCGCAGAGCATCAACACAAAGGCCCTGTGAGCCCCTGTTCCAAAACCTATTTACCAGCCGGCCAGTCCCTCATATCCACCCTGTACTCCAGCCACACCCCACCCACAATACATGGCCCCCCAGAAAAACAATACCCAGACCAGCCTGACTCACTTGGCCAAACACAGGCCCACGACGCGTTGACACCAATCTCTGCTCTACCCGAGAAGGCATACCAAGACCAGGCCCTGTCCCCGTACTCTCAGACACAAGCACACCTCCAGGGCTGCCCGCAGCAGTTCTATGCGCCTTCTGGTCATCCTAGTGGATATGCTACGGTCGTACCGCTGCACTGTGTCCAGTCTGCGCCGTGTCCGGTTGATTGTCCTGTTTGTGGAAAGCGGGAGATGACTAGTGTTGAGTTTGTTAATGGTGGAACTACGCAGTAA